The DNA window CAGGCGCGCACGCAGCCCGGCGCGCTGCTCGTCGGTCATGACGCCCAGGCGGACCTCGACGCCGCTCACGCCCTCCAGGGCGCCGACCTCCCTGCGGGTGTCGGCGGTGATGGTGTCCTTGAGGGGGCAGCCGGCGACCGTGAGCAGCACGCCCACCGTGACGACGCCGTCCTCGATCTCCACGGATTCGACCATGCCGAGGTCGGTGATGGGGCGGCGCAGCTCGGGGTCGATGACCCGGCTGAGCGCCCGGCGGACCTGGTCCTGGGTGGGGGTGGTGGCCATGGCGTCATCCTAGGTGGGCCCCGCGGGGGCGTTTTCGTGGCGCACGGCACGTTGAGGCCGACATCTCCGTGCGCAAAGGCCCGCGCGGCGGCGTCGGCGTCGTAGCCTGGACGGGCCGCCAAGCGCGGATTGACGTCCCTCAAGCGACTCGGAAAGACACAGCGCATGCCCTCGACTCAGCGCTCCACCAGCCCGCCGCCCGCCGGCGCCCCCGCGCGGGGCCGCATTGGCGGCCTCGACGGACTGCGCGCCATCGCCGTCGCCGTCGTCCTCGTCTACCACCTGCTGCCCGGGCTCCTGCCGGGCGGAATGGTGGGGGTCGACGCCTTCTTCGTCATCTCGGGCTTCCTCATCACCAGCCTCCTGCTCGTCGAGCGCCGCACCACGGGGCGCATCGACGTCATGCGCTTCTGGACCAGGCGCCTGCGCCGGATCGTGCCCGCCCTGCTCGTGGCGGTCGCCGCGACCGTGGCTGCGGCCGCCTGCCTGGGCGGCGACGTCCTGCTGGCCGTGCGCCGCCAGGTCATCGGCTCGGTCCTGCTGGTCTACAACTGGGTGGAGATCGTGGCCGGATCGTCCTACTTCGACCAGACCCAGCCGCTGCTGCTGACCAATGTGTGGTCGCTGGCGGTGGAGGAGCAGTTCTACCTGGTGTGGCCGCTGGTCATCATCGTCCTCCTGGCGCGGGGCGTCTCGCGCCAGCGAGTCAGGGTCGGCGCCCTCCTGGCCCTGGTGCTCTCACTGGCCTCGGCCGTCTGGGCCCTGCGCCTGGTGCGAGACGGCGCCCCCGTCTCACGCGTCTACATGGGGACCGACACCCACGCCTTCGGCCTCATGCTAGGCGCCGCCTGGGCCCTGTGGCACGGGCGCGCGACGCAGGGGGATCTCGAGCCCCTGCCGGCGGGACTGCGCCGGGTGCGCGGGGCGGCGGGGTGGGCCGGCCTGGCCGGCCTGCTCATCCTGGCCCGCGTCGCCGGCGAGACGGCGGCCGACGGCGGGTCGGGGCCCGAGCCGGCGCTCATCATCGCATCCGTGTGCACCCTCGCCGTCGTCCAGGCCCTCACCGGCGAGGTCGCCGGCGCCGACGGGCCGGCCCGCCGGCTGATGAGCCTGCTGGAGGCCCGGCCGCTGAAGTGGCTGGGCGAGCGCTCCTACGGGCTGTACCTGTGGCACTGGCCCCTGGGGGTCCTGGCCTTCTACGCCATCCCGCCCACCGTCAGCCCCTGGGTGGTGGCCGTCGGGGTCCTGGGGCTCACGCTGTGCACCGCGGAGCTGTCCTACGCGCTTATCGAGACTCCCGTGCGCCGCGACGGCCTCCTGGCCCGGCTGCGGGGCCTGGTCCGGCTGCGCCCGCGCCAGCTGGTGCCGGCGGGGGGCGGGGCCACCGCCCTCGTCCTGCTCCTGGTCCTCGCCTTCGCCTCCCAGCCCGCCCAGTCGGCGGCCCAGCAGGCCATTGCGATCGGCACCGGCCACCTCAGCGCCCCCTCCGCGGCCCCGGCTCCGGCCGCGACCGCCGCGCCGGCCCAGTCCGCCCCCGAGCCGAGCGCCGCCCCCTTCACCGGCGGGGAGGTGGTCGTCGTCGGCGACTCCGTGACCATTGCGGCGGCGCCGAGCCTGGAGGCGGACCTGCCGGGCGTGGCCGTCAACGCCGAGGTCTCGCGGTCCGTGTACGCCGCCCTGCCCGCCCTCCAGGCCATGGACGCGGGCGGGGCCAGGCCCTGCGTCGTCGTCGCCCTGGCCACCAATGGCTCGGTCGAGACCGACCAGCTCGATGCGATCCTGAGCTATCTGGGGCCCGACCGCAGGCTCGTCCTGGTCACCGCCTACGGCCCGGCGCGCACGACCTGGATCCCGCCGGCCAACGAGACGATCCGCGCCTTCGCCCAGGCCCACCCCGACCAGGTGGCGGTGGCGGACTGGGACGCCGTCGTGGCCGCCCGCCCCGACCTCCTCGTCGACGACCAGGTCCACCCCGTGCCGGAGGGCGCCCAGCTGTATGCGCAGACGGTGACGAACGCGGTCGAGTCCCTGAGGCGTCAGCCGGCGTCCTGAGCCGCGTCGGCGGCCCGCCCCGCGTCGGCCGGCGCCGGCCCGGTCTCGCCGTCGGCCGCCTCCTCGGAGAGCTCCTCCATGAGTTCGCCGACGATCTCCTCGCGCGAGCGGCGCTCCTCGGTCAGCAGCTCCTCCAGCATGTCGCGCAGCTCGGAGCGCACGAAGTCGCGGGTGGCGACGTCGTTCATGGCCAGGCGCAGGGAGGCGATCTCCCGGGTGAGGAACTCGGTGTCCTCCAGATTGCGCTGGGCGCGCTGGCGGTCCTGCTCGGCGGTGACGCGGTCGCGGTCGTCCTGGCGGTTCTGGGCCAGCAGGATTAGCGGCGCCGAGTAGGACGCCTGGGTGGAGAAGGCCAGATTGAGCAAAATGAAGGGGTAGGGGTCCCAGGCGCCGGCGTTGATCCTCACCAGGAGAATATTCGCCGCGATCCATGCCACCACGAACACCGTCATGTACAGGACGAACTTGGGCGAGCCCATGAACCGGGCGGTCGCCTCGGCGAAGCGCCCGAAGCCGTCGGAGCGGGAGGCGCGCGCCGGGTGGAACCAGCGCATCCACTGCGAACGGGACCGGGACAGCGGCTGGTCGAGCTGCTCAGCCATTGGCGCTCCTCTCAATCATCTCATCGGTGATCTTGTCGTCGGCCTCGCGCCAATCGTCGGGCATGAGGTGGTCCAGGACGTCGTCGACGGACACGGCGCCCACCAGGCGGCCCGCCTCGTCGAGCACCGGCAGGGCGGTGAGGTTGTAGGTGGCCAGCAGGCGCGTGACGGTGCCGATGGAGTCGGCGGGGTGGACCCGGTCCAGGGCGGTGTCGATGATCGAGCCCACCATGCGCTGGGGGCGCTCGCGCAGGGCGCGCTGGAGGTGCACCATCCCCAGGAAACGGCCCGTGGGGGCCTCCAGGGGCGGGCGGCACACGAAGGCGACGGCCGCCAGGGCCGGGGGGACCTGCGCCTTGCGGGCCTGGGCGAGGAAGGTCGCCACATTCGCCTCCGGCGGCAGAATGATCGGCTCGGTGGTCATCAGGCCGCCGGCCGTGTACTCGGCGTAGGTCATGAGGCGGCGCACGTCCTCGGCCTCGTCGGGCTGCATGAGGTCGAGCAGCTCGGCGGCCTTGGCCTGCGGCAGTTCGCCCACGAGGTCGGCGGCGTCGTCGGGCTCCATGGCGTCGAGCACGTCGGCCGCCCGGGCGGTGCTCAGGGCGGAGATGAGGGAGACGGCCTCGTCGTCGGACAGCTCCTCGACGGCGTCGGCCAGGCGCGCGTCGTCGAGCTCGGCGGCGACCTCGACCTGCCTGGCCAGGGGCAGGTCCGCCAGCACGTCGGCCAGGTCCGCGGGCTTGAGGTCCTCCATGGTGGCCAGCAGCGCCGTGGCGCCCTGCCGGTCGGCGCCGGAGGCCAGGCCGGAGACCTCCTCGGGGCGGACCATGAGCGTCTCGCCGCGGCGCAGGCCCAGGGGGCCGGAGGAGGCGCGCTGGACAAACAGGCGCGTGACCTTCCAGTCCTTGTTGCGGTCGGGCTCAATGGCGACGTCGCGGATCGTGACCCGGCCCGAGCCGTCGCGCAGGGTGACGACCCGGTCGAGCAGTTCGCCGACGACGAGGGTCTCGGCCTTGCGCTGCTCGAAGCGGCGGATATTGACCAGGCCCGTGGTAATGACCTGGCCGGGGTTAATGGCGGTGACCCGCGACAGGGGCAGGAAGACGCGCCGGCGCCCCGAGACGTCGATGACGAAGCCGACGGCGCGCGGGTCGCCGCGCATGCGGATGAGGACGATGACGTCGTGGACCTTGCCCACGGGGTCGCCGATCGGATCGAAGACCGTCGTGTCGACCAGGCGGGCGACGAAGACCCTCGACGACGTCGGCCGGGCCCCTGCTCGCGTCACGTTGTTCTCCACGGGCACAGCCTATGCGCCCTGAGCGTCATGACCGCGGTACCGGGGCGTGGGCGGGGAGTCGGCGTGCGACCATGGGTCCATGAGCTACCAACTGAGCCCCTCCGCGGACCGGGGTGCCCTCCCGTCCGGGCGCGTCATGCCCCCGGGCGAGGAGGTCGCCTCCTTCGCCACCTACGCCGAGGCGCAGCACGCCGTCGACTCCCTGAGCGACGAGGGCTTCCCCGTCCAGTACCTGGCGATCGTGGGCACC is part of the Actinomyces sp. oral taxon 414 genome and encodes:
- a CDS encoding acyltransferase family protein; translated protein: MPSTQRSTSPPPAGAPARGRIGGLDGLRAIAVAVVLVYHLLPGLLPGGMVGVDAFFVISGFLITSLLLVERRTTGRIDVMRFWTRRLRRIVPALLVAVAATVAAAACLGGDVLLAVRRQVIGSVLLVYNWVEIVAGSSYFDQTQPLLLTNVWSLAVEEQFYLVWPLVIIVLLARGVSRQRVRVGALLALVLSLASAVWALRLVRDGAPVSRVYMGTDTHAFGLMLGAAWALWHGRATQGDLEPLPAGLRRVRGAAGWAGLAGLLILARVAGETAADGGSGPEPALIIASVCTLAVVQALTGEVAGADGPARRLMSLLEARPLKWLGERSYGLYLWHWPLGVLAFYAIPPTVSPWVVAVGVLGLTLCTAELSYALIETPVRRDGLLARLRGLVRLRPRQLVPAGGGATALVLLLVLAFASQPAQSAAQQAIAIGTGHLSAPSAAPAPAATAAPAQSAPEPSAAPFTGGEVVVVGDSVTIAAAPSLEADLPGVAVNAEVSRSVYAALPALQAMDAGGARPCVVVALATNGSVETDQLDAILSYLGPDRRLVLVTAYGPARTTWIPPANETIRAFAQAHPDQVAVADWDAVVAARPDLLVDDQVHPVPEGAQLYAQTVTNAVESLRRQPAS
- a CDS encoding DUF1003 domain-containing protein, encoding MAEQLDQPLSRSRSQWMRWFHPARASRSDGFGRFAEATARFMGSPKFVLYMTVFVVAWIAANILLVRINAGAWDPYPFILLNLAFSTQASYSAPLILLAQNRQDDRDRVTAEQDRQRAQRNLEDTEFLTREIASLRLAMNDVATRDFVRSELRDMLEELLTEERRSREEIVGELMEELSEEAADGETGPAPADAGRAADAAQDAG
- a CDS encoding magnesium transporter MgtE N-terminal domain-containing protein, whose protein sequence is MENNVTRAGARPTSSRVFVARLVDTTVFDPIGDPVGKVHDVIVLIRMRGDPRAVGFVIDVSGRRRVFLPLSRVTAINPGQVITTGLVNIRRFEQRKAETLVVGELLDRVVTLRDGSGRVTIRDVAIEPDRNKDWKVTRLFVQRASSGPLGLRRGETLMVRPEEVSGLASGADRQGATALLATMEDLKPADLADVLADLPLARQVEVAAELDDARLADAVEELSDDEAVSLISALSTARAADVLDAMEPDDAADLVGELPQAKAAELLDLMQPDEAEDVRRLMTYAEYTAGGLMTTEPIILPPEANVATFLAQARKAQVPPALAAVAFVCRPPLEAPTGRFLGMVHLQRALRERPQRMVGSIIDTALDRVHPADSIGTVTRLLATYNLTALPVLDEAGRLVGAVSVDDVLDHLMPDDWREADDKITDEMIERSANG